A region of the Meles meles chromosome 18, mMelMel3.1 paternal haplotype, whole genome shotgun sequence genome:
actatttttttcactttcctctTACACGGACATTGAGGAAAACATCAACCAACATTCAGGCTGCAATTCCTCGATTAATTGAAACCTTAGGTTGGCTACCCACACAAGATTTTGACCAAAACCAATGAAAGGATTCTTGAGAACCAATTGGTTATATAGAATTTGCAACTGTATACTATTGTTATCATTTGTAAATTGTGTGCTATACATCCTTTACATCAGTAAAATTCATGATAAACTTATGTAcccatatatatatgcatacaatgccccctgcccccagagaGCCAGCTGTCCAACATTCATCAGCACACCGCTGCCTCTAGAACACACATTATTCATGTGTCATTCCACAGACATTTACTGGATGCCAGAGGGGATACGGTTAGTCGATGAAGAAatgacttggccaaggtcacacatcgAAGGCGGCACAGGCGGGACAACATCACAGATAACTCCCCCAAAGCCAGGTGCTCTCGGCCAGGACCAAACCAGGTTTTTCAGGGCCGCTCCCCACCACACCGGGGAGGGGCGGCTTCGGCCTCAGCGCCCGGGAAGTGAAAAGCGAGGGTCGGGGCAGGGGACCAACTGCCAGGCGAGAAGCAACCCACCGCCAATAGCCGCCCAGGCTGCAGTAGACGTCACGCTCCGCGGAGGACAGCGCGAGCACGCCTTGGGGAGGGGGCGTGGTTACGGCCTCCCGGAAGTGACGCAATCCGGGGGCGGtcctcggcggcggcggcggcggcggcggcggcgcgcggcTTGGGCTCGCGCTGGGCTccgcgcgccccccgcccccctctaTGAGGCAGAGGCCGCGGCGGCCGTTAGCGCTGTCGCTCCGGGGGCCGCGGCGGGCGGGGCTCCGGCGGGGCCCGGCCTAGTCCCCACCCCAGCCCGGCTCCCAGccgcccgccctccctccctctccccgaTGCAGGGGGCCGAGCTCCGGGACGGCGAGGCGGCGGCCGCCGCCGCTTCATACCGCGTCCTGAGCCGCCTGCTCGGCTATGGAGAGGCGGTCCCCGAGCCaggcccgccgccgccgcccccgggcCATGGTCCCCCGCCGCCACCCTTCCTCGCGCGGCCCGGCCCGCGGGGCTCCCGGCCGCCGCAGCTGATGGTGTTCCGCAACGTGGGTCGGCCGCCGGAGGAGGAGGACGCGgaggcggccccggagccgggacCCTCGGAACTGCTGTGTCCCCGGCACCGCTGTGCCCTGGACCCCAAGGCCCTGCCGCCGGGGTTGGCGCTCGAGCGGACCTGGGGCCCGGCGGCTGGACTGGAGGCGCAGTTGGCGGCTCTGGGGCTCGGGCAGCCGGCGGGGCCGGGGGTCAAGACGGTCGGTGGGGGTTGCTGCCCGTGCCCGTGCCCCCCGCAGCCGCCCCCTCCGCAGCCCCAGCCGCCTGCTGCCGCCCCGCAGGCCGGGGAGGACCCCACGGAAACGAGCGACGCGCTGTTGGTCCTGGAGGGCTTGGAGTCGGAGGCCGAGAGCCTGGAGACGAACAGCTGCTCGGAAGAGGAGCTCAGCAGCCCGGGCCGCGGAGGAGGAGGGGGCGGCCGGCTTCTGCTGCAGCCCCCGGGTCCCGAATTACCCCCGGTGCCCttcccgatgcaggacttggtccCCCCAGGGCGCTTGGGTAGGGGGGAGCCGCAGcaaccgcccccgcccccgcctcctccCGGGCCCCTCCGGCCACTGGCGGGCCCTTCTCGGAAGGGCTCCCTCAAAATCCGCCTCAGTCGCCTCTTTCGCACGAAGAGCTGCAACGGCGGCTCTGGCGGCGGGGATGGGGCCGGCAAGAGGCCTTCTGGAGAGCTGGCTGCTTCTGCTGCGAGCCTGACAGACATGGGAGGCTCTGCGGGCCGGGAGCTGGACGCGGGGAGGTGAGACTGGCCGGGGGGCTGACTGACaaaacttccttttcttctttcatgtCCCTTTTATTCTGCTGCGAACATGATTCTGACTGTTCTTAGGATGTGCTTTTCATAAGGATGCATGGAGACCTAGGCCTAAAGGTGGTGACTTCGCCCATTAGGTCAGAGCTATTTGGGGGAACAGTTTTCACTCTTAGTTGAGTCCCGTGACATTTCTCAGCTGGTTAGCAGCCCCCCAGTTGGGAGAGGATTTGAAAccatcctcccaaccccaccctggTCTGGCTTTTATAAAGTTTTCACAGGTGTTGGTCTACCATTACTTCTGGTAAGGAGGTTGCTGGAAATGTTTGGTCTTAGGGGCAAAAAGTTGGTCCTGTAACCATTTTGCTTATTATTCTCTCCATGTTCCCCACCCCTTTCATGCTCATGCCTACAAATTATGTGACACACTTGTGCGGCTGTAGGCCAGCAATTGTTTGGGCATCTCTATTCAAAATGTTGATGTTTTCCTGGTTGGTTTCTTAGATAAACTTGGTACCTCAAGCCTGTGCTGACCACCGACTCTGAGAATAGAAAATAGTTCGCTCTCAAGCCGGTGTGAGTGTTCTAAGTGTGAGATATAGACATGGGTGCGTGGGTTCTAGGCCAGTTGATGAAAATTTCAAACTtagaggtcatttttttttctctgcgtTTCTGAAGGGTGGACGGCACTCTGGCATGCAGTGTTAGGTCTGTATACTAGTTTAAAAGCTGTCAAACTTTTGTGTCAAGAAGTGAGACTTCCCTTGTGGTAACTGCCTTGGTGGTTTGCACTGCCGAATGGGTTCTGGACAAAAATTGGAACTGGTTTTGGTGCAGCTCATACAGTGGATTCTTGAGACACACTGGCAACCACAACCCAAGGCTGAAGAATGGGTAGACCAATATATTTGAGAACTTTACTGTATACCAGAAGCACGTGGGGAGCTTCGGGAAGAGATCAGTGTGTCTGAGGGCCCAAGAGTTTGAATTTCTACAAAGCTTCCCACATGACCCTGAAGTGTGACCTCCACTGGGAACCACTCATCCTTGGACTTCTCCTTTCAGGGGGGTTTGTGTGCTCCCAAGAGGAAAGTATGGGGTCAGTTTTGACTTTGCTGCCCTTTCTGAACAGTTGGGCCAGAGCATCATCTTGGGGATCAGACCCAACCTAAATTCCCTGAAGAAATCACTAGGTTGCTGTGTGTTGCCCCCTCAGGTAGACCTGTGTTTCTGCCTTTGCTTCCCAAGTGAGCTTATGCTGGGAGCTCAGGTCTTAAAAACTGTGTGGCTTCCTTTTGTTGTAGGCTCTGTGTTCGATGCTCCACTTCCCAGCATAGAGGAAATGTTCAtcagaggagggggagggcaggatTGAAGCTGTGGGTAATGACATAGGATAGACTGCTAATTTTCTTGTGGTCCGTCGTGCCTTTGTTCCATATTGACCAGGACTTGGTCTAAGATTCCAGAGACTCCAAATACGAGGTGTGGCGTGAAATTAGCTGCTATGTCTAATAGATTAGGAAGAGGAAAAGGCATATAACATTATACGGTTTTTTGCCTTTGGAAGCAGAATTTAATGGTCATTGGCGGCTCTGTTACCAACCCTCACACTAAGCACAATACAGATTTCTGCTGCAGAGCAAATTGGGATGTAGCTCTGCAAAGAAGCTTAGTTCAGGGCACTGGAGAATTACATTTTTTGGTCCAAGGGCTTTCTCTGATGAATTGGAGAAGAGCTAGGTATTTGTGTATGAACGTTTGGTTGACTGCTATTAGGAGGCAGCATGTTGCACAGAGAACGTGAACATCTAGGTTCTGCTTACAACTCCAGCGTCTGTGGAATGTAGGCCAATTTTGTCTTCatgcttcctctttttttttccatctgtaaaatgggagtgattCTCGTCTTGTTCCTGTCCTTGTAGAAATAGAGTGAAGACAAGAGAAATTGAGATGGAATATTTTGTGTTCTTGGAGAAGTAATAAGATTGAactggtatttcttttttaatgcttaGGATTTGGTGCTGCTAGATTCGCTTGTTAGCTTTTCCACAGCTTACGATGTGCCAGTCTTGTTGGCAGCCTTGCAGCTGTGAGAAacttggtaagtctggccagggtagTTGTGATTTCTATGGATCTGCACCTCCTAAGTGCACCCCGTTGGGAGGAAGGATGAGTTTGGAATTTTAGGTTGTCCTCTTGTTTTGATTGGTAGGGGCCTGGAAGCTGTGAGAAATGTCAGTCTTTTGCCAGAAGGTATATGGCCTCCCACTTTATTGTTGTTTGGAATTAATTACGGGTCTCTGCAGTCTTCGCTGTATAATTTGGGGCTTTTCAGTAACCTCTGGGTATggttctctctgcccttctccacatCTACCTTTCCCACAGCTATCACTGGAAAGTACCTCCTGCCATCTTATAATAAGGCTTAATAGTTTCCATGTTTTAGCATGAAGCAAACCTTTACTTCCTTTCAGATGCTTTAGAGTCTGGGAAATGGACCTGCCTGGATATACCAAGTCTTAAGTCTTGTGTGTGATAGCTTAGAGAACCCTTTCCAAGTGATGGAGGAAGTGGGCCACCGACTAATCAGGTTTCTCTTCTGGAGAACTGGGCTAGGCCTTGTAACACACATATGTTGGAATTCAAAGAGCTGGGCTTGATGCCTGTGGGCCTCGGTGTGATATAGAATTGCTATTTCAGGAAAACCAGTGAAGTTCCCTTGTCTTTTTCACATATGTTGAGCTGATTGTCTTCCTTTGTATTTGCTGAGAAATGGCATTTGATCTAACCTTTTAAAATCATCGCATAATACACACATGGTCGGAAATGGGTACCTCGTTCATTTCTCAAGGTTTGTTTTTTCGGAGTTAACAGTTGAGATTATTCCTGGCAGTCTTCGTAATTGTgagatgggaaaatggagaatAATTCTGTAGTGGTTTCCTAtctatttgtttgaaaaaaaaagatagaattcTGGAAAGAGAGGCAGGCTGCCTTGGCATTAGTCTGGGGCCCTGCTGTCATGGACAGACCCGGCAGACATGAGAGAGCCTTTTCTGTTTCCTCGGGTCTTTAGGTCTAAGGGAGTGTTTTTGAGAATAGTCTGACGTGGTGAGAGCAAGATGATTCTATGGTGTGTGTTGAGGAAGTTCTGACTTTGGGCTTGGGTTTTAGGTCCATACTCCATGGATCTTTTTAACTCTTAACAGCCACAAAGTGGTTGTGGTTGGCATCTTTTGGAGTGAGCAACCTAAGTTCAGAAATCTTTGTCCATTGAGCCTGTGTCTTTCACTCCTCCACATTTTTCCTGCTAAAATCATTCCAAGGTTTTAGACCTTGGACCACGTCTCTTGGCTTTTCCCCGGAAGTTCCCACCATAGGTTCTTCAGTTGATGTATGATGGAGTTTTGGATCTGACCTTGCTGCACAGATGTCTGTGTATTGGAACTACAAATGAACACATGGTTTTTGTGCCTGCAGCACATGAACAGACACTGGCTTATGACGTGTTGAAATGGCACGGGCTGGCTGACTTGGCACTGTGTGCTGTAGCAGGCGCAGAGGTGAATTGTGGCCATCAAACCTGGCATTTGGACATCCGAGTTTGGGAGTTACTGTAGAAAAGGACATGTTTAAGTCTTAGGACATCAGTAGATGGGGATTATGGACAAGGGAGAATGAGGACATCATTATTTCATGGTTTGTATTTTAGGTTTCAAGGAATTTGAAAAGTGGCCAATGATTTTATCAATGTGTTGACGGCCCGTCTAGTCTAATGCTTGTAACCCATTTTCTCCCACGGATCTGTTGCCGTCCAGTCGGTAATTTGCAGAGTGGAAGTGGACAGAGGCATTCTCTTTGTCATCGGTAGCACAAGCAGTGTGCAGCTGGCACAAAGGACTGCTAGCCCCAAAGAAGACCTTTGCCTCAGGTCTTCTGCTGCTCCTGTCCTTTTCTGCCACGTGAGATACAGCCCACCAGAtcctcccccatcctccaccACCCTCAAATCTTTCCACTACTAAGATGCAAGTGGCCTACTGGCAGAGTTAAAATGACTTAACTCTACACCCTAATGCTTGTCAGAGTGATGAGGGTGATCTGGGGAGGAATAAAATAACATGGGAATGTAGTATGGAAGGGTTAGTTAAAGATGTTACTGGAGCTGAATCATTCATGTTTCTTTCCCAAAATGGCACATCCAGCTTAGATGggcttttatcattttaaatgccTCAGATCTACAAAAGGAGATACATAAAATGTACGTACTGTAATAATAATGAATTGCATACTTGGGTACCCACCACTAAGCTTAGCAAATAGAATGTTATCAGTATCTTTGAAGACCCCTGTGTGTTGCTTCCTGATTacatctcttccctcccccatgtAACCACCATCCTCAATTTTATGTTAATCGTtcccttgctttgttttttatagtTGTCTGGATTGGTCTTTTCATGAATGACTGCCATTAGAATGCGCTCAGGATCCTTGAGACAGAAACTGCTTAGGATTTTTAGTTAGTGTCTACCCGAAGAGGGAAGGAAGtgcttgtttttattattagCCTATCAGCCCCCTAGACCTTCTACCTCTTCAGGCTTCCTGCCCCAAGGCCCCCTTATTTGCCAGGAAAAGCCATCCCAGGGCTCTCAAATGGCTCTGCCCATGTTCGGATTCTGATGTATTTCTTTCTCTAGATCCTAGAAACTATGATTTTCTTCTGCAAaatgccgggggtgggggagaagatgAGCCACAGTGAGAAGGCCCCCGCAAGATGTGTGCATTTGGGTACTGCCGTTCTTCAGTGCTTGGCACTGAAGAGACTCGTCCCCAGCATGGGCAGATGGCAGAGTAATGCAGCTTCCTTTGAAAAGAGGCAAACGGCCAAGTGGCTGAGGTGTGAACCCTTTGAGAGGCCAGTGCTTTGGGTTTCTGCTTGCTGGGTTTCATGTTGTACCCACAAGCTATCAAATAAAAATCAGCTTGGAAGCCCTTCAGTCTTAAAGTTCATGTCCAGCAGAATTAACTTTCCATCCCAGCCCTCTGGAGCGTTGGAACTAAGCTGCAGACTGTCACGGGCAACTTACATAAACAGAGGACTCTGTGGTTGTGTCTTGTTTTGACACGGCCATGTCTCTCCTGTGCCCCTCGGGTGGGGCAGGCATAGGCGGCGCCATCGTTAGATAAGTCTGAGCGTGGAAGAAGTTGCCGAGGGAGCGTGAGGTAGGAATCCAGCACCTTGGCTGTTTCTGAGTAAGGTCTTCGCAATAtggttttgaaattttgtttgaaGGGAGTCTTGAGAAGCGTAGACATCTGTGTTAAAACAAATGTGTAAAGATCTTCCAAagtcaaataatttaaatagggttttatttaggattttctatgcGGCTTCTCTGTCGGTGCATTTGAAGTTTTATTTGGTCCTTGGGTGAGAGTAATTTTGGAAGCTGAGCTGGGTGTAAGACCTAGAGTCAGGCACTCAattcgtgttttgttttgtttttttttttttcttttttgtaagtctGGTTTGTTGAGGCATAATTTATGACCATCTAaaattccccccccctttttttttaggtGTCTAGCTCTATTA
Encoded here:
- the SOCS7 gene encoding suppressor of cytokine signaling 7 isoform X1, with protein sequence MQGAELRDGEAAAAAASYRVLSRLLGYGEAVPEPGPPPPPPGHGPPPPPFLARPGPRGSRPPQLMVFRNVGRPPEEEDAEAAPEPGPSELLCPRHRCALDPKALPPGLALERTWGPAAGLEAQLAALGLGQPAGPGVKTVGGGCCPCPCPPQPPPPQPQPPAAAPQAGEDPTETSDALLVLEGLESEAESLETNSCSEEELSSPGRGGGGGGRLLLQPPGPELPPVPFPMQDLVPPGRLGRGEPQQPPPPPPPPGPLRPLAGPSRKGSLKIRLSRLFRTKSCNGGSGGGDGAGKRPSGELAASAASLTDMGGSAGRELDAGRKPRLTRTQSAFSPVSFSPLFTGETVSLVDVDISQRGLTSPHPPTPPPPPRRSLSLLDDISGTLPTSVLVAPMGSSLQSFPLPPPPPPHAPDAFPRMAPIRAAESLHSQPPQHLQCPLYRPDSSSFAASLRELEKCGWYWGPMNWEDAEMKLKGKPDGSFLVRDSSDPRYILSLSFRSQGITHHTRMEHYRGTFSLWCHPKFEDRCQSVVEFIKRAIMHSKNGKFLYFLRSRVPGLPPTPVQLLYPVSRFSNVKSLQHLCRFRIRQLVRIDHIPDLPLPKPLISYIRKFYYYDPQEEVYLSLKEAQLISKQKQEVEPST
- the SOCS7 gene encoding suppressor of cytokine signaling 7 isoform X2, with the protein product MQGAELRDGEAAAAAASYRVLSRLLGYGEAVPEPGPPPPPPGHGPPPPPFLARPGPRGSRPPQLMVFRNVGRPPEEEDAEAAPEPGPSELLCPRHRCALDPKALPPGLALERTWGPAAGLEAQLAALGLGQPAGPGVKTVGGGCCPCPCPPQPPPPQPQPPAAAPQAGEDPTETSDALLVLEGLESEAESLETNSCSEEELSSPGRGGGGGGRLLLQPPGPELPPVPFPMQDLVPPGRLGRGEPQQPPPPPPPPGPLRPLAGPSRKGSLKIRLSRLFRTKSCNGGSGGGDGAGKRPSGELAASAASLTDMGGSAGRELDAGRKPRLTRTQSAFSPVSFSPLFTGETVSLVDVDISQRGLTSPHPPTPPPPPRRSLSLLDAFPRMAPIRAAESLHSQPPQHLQCPLYRPDSSSFAASLRELEKCGWYWGPMNWEDAEMKLKGKPDGSFLVRDSSDPRYILSLSFRSQGITHHTRMEHYRGTFSLWCHPKFEDRCQSVVEFIKRAIMHSKNGKFLYFLRSRVPGLPPTPVQLLYPVSRFSNVKSLQHLCRFRIRQLVRIDHIPDLPLPKPLISYIRKFYYYDPQEEVYLSLKEAQLISKQKQEVEPST
- the SOCS7 gene encoding suppressor of cytokine signaling 7 isoform X3, with protein sequence MQGAELRDGEAAAAAASYRVLSRLLGYGEAVPEPGPPPPPPGHGPPPPPFLARPGPRGSRPPQLMVFRNVGRPPEEEDAEAAPEPGPSELLCPRHRCALDPKALPPGLALERTWGPAAGLEAQLAALGLGQPAGPGVKTVGGGCCPCPCPPQPPPPQPQPPAAAPQAGEDPTETSDALLVLEGLESEAESLETNSCSEEELSSPGRGGGGGGRLLLQPPGPELPPVPFPMQDLVPPGRLGRGEPQQPPPPPPPPGPLRPLAGPSRKGSLKIRLSRLFRTKSCNGGSGGGDGAGKRPSGELAASAASLTDMGGSAGRELDAGRKPRLTRTQSAFSPVSFSPLFTDAFPRMAPIRAAESLHSQPPQHLQCPLYRPDSSSFAASLRELEKCGWYWGPMNWEDAEMKLKGKPDGSFLVRDSSDPRYILSLSFRSQGITHHTRMEHYRGTFSLWCHPKFEDRCQSVVEFIKRAIMHSKNGKFLYFLRSRVPGLPPTPVQLLYPVSRFSNVKSLQHLCRFRIRQLVRIDHIPDLPLPKPLISYIRKFYYYDPQEEVYLSLKEAQLISKQKQEVEPST